The following are encoded together in the Montipora capricornis isolate CH-2021 chromosome 5, ASM3666992v2, whole genome shotgun sequence genome:
- the LOC138049004 gene encoding protein Wnt-6-like, which produces MKLRIPSVLLFVIYSDRVIGLWWSLETSLHQDPNVACRKTQSLFSRKGDFCKSKPQLISTVLMGMNTSVEECQWQFRNRRWNCSTTKNSVKKILRYDYRETAFIYAITSAGVTFSITHACSMGELQQCGCRKNSPKPHVHANKMISVKQRARHDFPPNGGNSFPDQAFPMDDNSEFEWGGCGDNILYGYTMSKQLMENQARDGRSMIIEHNNEAGRLAVKRNMKKECKCHGLSGSCSVRTCWKKMPHFRDVGDRLKARFDGAIKVLIGNKGDRLIKDGETIKPPTEIDLVYTTDSPSFCKEDLSLGSHGTVGRQCNDTSMGVDGCELLCCGRGARVTKIHIVEHCQCRFLWCCRVKCKKCKTEMLVHTCE; this is translated from the exons ATGAAGCTACGTATACCAAgtgttcttttatttgttatttattcaGACCGAGTTATTGGGCTATGGTG GTCACTCGAGACGTCACTGCATCAAGACCCGAACGTCGCCTGCAGGAAGACCCAGTCATTATTCTCCAGGAAAGGTGACTTCTGCAAATCTAAACCTCAGTTAATTTCAACTGTGCTGATGGGCATGAATACTTCGGTGGAAGAGTGTCAATGGCAATTTAGAAACCGCCGATGGAATTGTTCGACGACCAAGAATTCTGTTAAGAAAATTCTTCGATATG ATTACAGGGAAACAGCCTTTATCTACGCCATCACATCCGCCGGAGTGACCTTCTCCATCACGCATGCATGCAGTATGGGCGAACTTCAACAATGTGGCTGCCGCAAGAATTCACCAAAACCACATGTGCACGCCAACAAGATGATCTCAGTGAAGCAGCGAGCACGGCATGATTTCCCCCCAAATGGAGGCAACAGTTTCCCTGACCAGGCTTTCCCCATGGACGACAACAGCGAGTTCGAGTGGGGGGGTTGTGGCGATAACATTCTCTATGGATACACCATGTCGAAACAACTGATGGAAAACCAGGCGAGGGACGGACGCTCCATGATCATTGAACACAATAACGAGGCAGGGCGGCTA gCAGTCAAGCGTAACATGAAGAAGGAATGCAAATGCCACGGTCTTTCGGGGTCTTGTTCCGTGCGAACATGTTGGAAGAAAATGCCCCATTTTAGAGATGTGGGAGACCGATTGAAAGCCCGTTTTGATGGAGCAATAAAGGTGTTAATTGGCAACAAGGGCGACAGACTGATCAAAGATGGAGAAACGATAAAGCCTCCAACTGAGATTGATTTAGTGTACACAACCGATTCTCCAAGCTTCTGCAAGGAGGACCTGTCTTTGGGATCACATGGAACTGTTGGAAGACAATGCAACGATACTAGCATGGGAGTAGACGGATGCGAGCTGCTATGCTGCGGTCGTGGCGCGCGAGTGACAAAGATACATATCGTTGAACACTGTCAATGCCGTTTCCTTTGGTGTTGCAGAGTGAAATGCAAGAAATGCAAAACAGAAATGCTGGTGCATACGTGCGAGTAG